A portion of the Pseudocalidococcus azoricus BACA0444 genome contains these proteins:
- the cbiT gene encoding precorrin-6Y C5,15-methyltransferase subunit CbiT, which translates to MAARNWPYVTPGIPDAYFERLPGIPLTHRETRLLVLAHLRLQASSVLWDIGAGTGTIPVEAGLLSPQGQIVAVERDEEVAGLIRRNCDQFGLKNVEIVVDEAPACLASLSPTPDRVCLEGGRPMKIILEQAWEFLAPGGRIVATASSLENLYALSEALATVQARSIEVVQSVINRLETRGGHQIFAAVEPIFILSGEKFN; encoded by the coding sequence ATGGCTGCCCGCAATTGGCCCTATGTTACGCCGGGGATCCCAGATGCTTACTTTGAACGCTTGCCAGGCATTCCCTTGACCCATCGGGAAACACGGTTGTTGGTGCTGGCCCATTTACGGCTCCAGGCCAGTTCCGTCCTTTGGGATATTGGGGCGGGAACAGGAACTATTCCAGTGGAGGCCGGGCTGTTATCTCCTCAAGGGCAAATTGTCGCAGTCGAACGGGATGAGGAAGTGGCTGGGTTAATTCGCCGCAATTGTGATCAGTTTGGCCTAAAAAATGTCGAAATTGTCGTGGATGAAGCCCCGGCCTGCCTCGCCTCCTTAAGCCCCACTCCAGATCGGGTTTGCTTGGAAGGGGGACGGCCGATGAAGATTATTTTGGAACAGGCCTGGGAATTTTTAGCCCCTGGTGGTCGGATTGTCGCCACGGCCAGCAGCCTCGAGAATTTATATGCCCTCTCAGAAGCCCTCGCCACCGTCCAGGCCCGGAGTATTGAAGTTGTCCAGTCGGTGATTAATCGTCTCGAAACCCGCGGTGGACATCAGATTTTTGCGGCAGTGGAACCAATTTTTATTCTGAGTGGAGAGAAATTCAACTAA
- a CDS encoding ion transporter, with translation MNQPQPDRSKFAPSRFKQWLQGHEVLIDLSITGLVLCSIAIFVIQTYPIAPELRVILDRINLGILVTFAIEYFLRLWAAERKWKYFFSVYSLIDLLTIVPFFVGLVDISFIRVFRWFRILRLFRFFENRSWFGRFTTNDTVIFARILLTLLAILFVYSGLIYQAEHDLNSKNFQTFLDAFYYAVVTMTTVGFGDITPISEVGRLLTVLMIFTGIALIPWQVGDLIRQLVKSANQLRVVCTSCGLATHDLDARCCKYCGAPLPIPLPNTEPGLGTNPENTNAHRRLE, from the coding sequence ATGAATCAGCCTCAACCCGACCGTTCTAAATTTGCTCCCAGTCGCTTCAAGCAATGGTTACAAGGGCATGAAGTCCTCATTGATTTATCCATCACCGGCCTGGTCTTGTGTTCAATTGCCATTTTTGTAATCCAAACCTACCCCATTGCCCCAGAATTACGGGTTATTTTGGATCGCATTAACCTGGGGATTCTTGTCACCTTTGCCATTGAATACTTTCTTCGACTTTGGGCGGCGGAACGGAAATGGAAATATTTCTTTAGTGTTTATTCTCTGATTGATTTACTCACCATTGTTCCCTTCTTTGTTGGCCTGGTTGATATTAGTTTTATTCGCGTCTTTCGCTGGTTTCGGATTTTACGCCTGTTTCGGTTTTTTGAAAATCGTTCCTGGTTTGGCCGCTTTACCACCAATGACACGGTGATTTTTGCCCGGATTCTGCTGACCCTGTTGGCGATTTTATTTGTCTATTCCGGCTTAATCTACCAGGCCGAGCATGATCTCAACTCTAAGAATTTCCAAACCTTCTTGGATGCGTTTTACTATGCGGTTGTCACGATGACCACGGTTGGCTTTGGGGATATTACGCCCATTTCTGAGGTCGGCCGCCTGTTGACCGTCTTAATGATTTTTACGGGCATTGCCTTAATTCCCTGGCAAGTGGGAGATCTGATTCGCCAACTGGTCAAAAGTGCCAATCAGTTAAGGGTAGTTTGTACCTCCTGTGGCTTGGCGACCCATGATCTCGATGCCCGTTGCTGTAAATATTGTGGCGCGCCCTTGCCGATTCCATTACCCAACACTGAGCCAGGCCTGGGGACAAATCCAGAAAACACAAATGCTCATCGTAGATTAGAGTAA